Part of the Triticum urartu cultivar G1812 chromosome 2, Tu2.1, whole genome shotgun sequence genome, AGCAGTACTGATTACTGAATGAATTGATGAATGAGTCTTGCTGACCGTGGAACGCTTGCTTGCTCGCTCCTGTTGCTTTCGGTGATGGCTAGCTGCTGCTCTACTGCTCTAGAACCCTAGTACTAGTACTGACTGACTCATTGAAATGGAACTGCGGCTCCGAGGGAGGCTGCTATGGCCATGCCAGCCGTGCTGCTGCTAGTGCGAAACCGAATCTGGTTCTTGCTAGGGTCTCCCAACCGATTTTTTTTAGGCTAAACCCAGAAAAGATGGAAGCCGCCTTTGCTTTCCGGGCTTCGGTGGCCCTAGGAATTGTATCCCCTCCCTAAAACCCTCTTCAAAGGCTTTTTTGTGCTCTGCTCTCGGTGCTCAGTGGCCTGAAAGCAGATGACACTTTCTCTGCCCCGCCCCTACACACATATATATATGCTCTTGCTAACCACAGTGCAATGTACCACTGCCTTTTGGGGTGGAATTTATTCAGTCTTGTAAAACTTTCTGAGGATCATTATTGCATTTTGTACATAGCTATCGTTTTACTGCTACTACCGTTCTGCAATTATTTGAAGCATGTACATGGGATTTTGTATCGTTTCGGCAAGTTAATTTTTAAGTGGTACTCTAGTTATTTTTAAGTGGTACCTTTTGCTTTCTCCATGGAACAAACCTGTTGTTCGTTGATGCTGATATCCCTGTAGTTGCTCTTGGGTACCATCTAGATTAGTTTAGAAGACTTGGCCAGAAGCAGAGTTCTCTGTTAAATGGCATTTTGTCAACCAGGAATGTTCTTGCTATTACCAACCTCAGCATGTAGATTAAATGGGCAGGATGAGAATGACATCTTGTTCTTGTCCATGCAGGCTGACATACGAGCTGGACTACAAAGGGAACGTCTGTGGCGACAGGCACGGCGACCCGGACGTGCACGAGCTTGAGGTCAGGTACTGGTTGGACCCGAACCAGGTGTACCAAAGTGGAGTCAAGGGCAGCAAGGCTAACCTGGCCGACGCCAAGGCCATCTGCCTCATGGAGTGCCCAACTCCGGCACCGGATGGGCTAAACTTTGTCTGTGATTACCCGGAAGGGGATGTCAGGCTCTCAGTTGATGATTGGATCAATAGGGACTATAACTACTTCGATGTTCTAACACCTGACATGAGGAACAGCTCCCTTCAGCTTCAGGGCCCGTGCTACCCTGTCATATTCCCTAGCGTAAACGGTAAGCCGGTAATCTTCACTCTCAGCCATTTCATGACACCTTTGTGTAAGCATGGAGTAACAGTACAGCCCCTGTCAGTCAACTAGTACAATGAGATGACTAATCCAAAATGTTCTTGTACTTTCAGTCTATTGGAGCTGCCAATATATTGCCCGGGCATCCAATGTTTCTTTGACGCACTGGCAACAGATGGGTGGTGTAAACATTGAACAAAATATGCTTATAGATAAAACAATCCACAAGGCCATTGATGCCAGATCTGCAGTTCTCAAGGTTTGTAAATTTCCAGGGACCGGACTACTCTCTTTTCTCTGTTATATGCTTAATACTGAAATTAAGTGACAAATGGCCCTCAGAACTCCCACAGTTTATATCCCAACACTGTAATTTTGTTATTCCTTCAAAAGAATTTTCCAGCACTGTGATTGTCCTGATAGGAGTTGGTACTTCATAGTGGCTATTTAGACTGAGTCTCCACAACATCATTACTATattttttttttctattttacTCCTGATGCAACCGATATGTGGAGCATCTGAGACCCAGTACGTAGATATCAATTGCATTTTCTTGTATTTGCAGAGATATGTTGCGGACATTGGGAAGTCTTGGCCTGTCCTAATCGTGTGTGGTGCACTCCTTCCTCTTTTCTTGTCAGTGATCTGGTTGCTCATGATTCGTTATTTTGTTGCTGCAATGACATGGATAACAGTAGTGCTCTTCAATGCCCTTATAGTATCTGTTACCATGTTTTGTTACATCAAAGGTACATATCACTAGTGCCACTTGCCATGTTATGTCTGATGCATGTCACATTATCCTAACTGGCTACATTATATATTCAGCTGGCTGGCTCGGAAATGACCCCTTAACGGTTGTTATTGGTGAAAGTGATCCATACGTCCACATAAGCGGGCGGGTAAGTGAACTCAATTGAGTCAACTTTTTACAAGGTCAAGCTGCTTGTTATCTGATCATTTACCTTCTTACCAGGAAATAAGCCATCTTCATGTTGCCACAGTGCTGATGACAGTAATAATGATCATTGCTTTTCTGTCCTCAATAGCTATTGTCCGGCGTATACTGATAGCCACACCTGTCCTGAAGGTAAGCAGCTCACTGCATATGCAAAGGCGATTGCTTGGTTGCAAAAGCACGATGCATCAACGCTACCTCTATTGTGATATACCTAATAATTTCTGTGCATTAACATCGAAAATTTATTTTCAGGTTGCTGCAAAGGTCATTGGTGAAGTTCAGGCACTGATAGTTTTCCCAGTTGTGCCGTACTTTATCCTCGCTATCTTTTATATGTTCTGGTTTTCTGCCACACTCCACCTCTTCAGCTCTGGTCAAGTTGTCCGAAATGACTGCAGTACAGACTGTTGCTCATATGATCTGAAGTTGGGCAAAGTGAACTGTGACAACTGTTGTGGGTACAGCATCCACTACACCCCTCATATCGGCATTGCCATTCTTTTCCACTTATTTGGATGCTACTGGGCTACTCAATTCTTTATGGCATGCTCTGCAACTGTGGTTGCTGGATCAGTCGCTTCCTACTACTGGGCGCGTGGCGAAATATCTGTAAGTACAGCACAAAAGAGTCAGAACTGTAACTATTTTTACTAGATGGGTGCTCTTTAATTTACTCCATACTTTTGCATTCACCATTTACTGACAATTGAAGCCATTCTGGTGCAGCATGATATACCATTTTTCAGTGTCGTCTCTTCGCTCAAGCGGCTGATGCGTTACAACCTTGGATCTGCTGCCATAGGCTCGCTTGTTGTGTCAGCTGTTGAGTGGGTTCGGTTTATACTAGAATGCCTTCGCCGCAAGTTGAAGCTGGTCGGTTCTGCTGGGGAGAGCTGCTTTGGGAAAGTGTCATCGTCCTCATCTCAGTGCTGCCGAGGCTGCATAGACTGGACCCTCATGTCTGTAAATCGAAATGCCTACATAATGGTAAGCATGAACATCTTTGTTTTACTGATCGTTCCTGTCCTGAAGCACGATGCCATTGGTTGTCTGCTTTGTTCATAATGCTTTGTACTACCCGATTGCCGACTGGATTGCCGACTGGGCTTTTATGGTGCGCCGTTTGGGGCTGGTCACTTCCCCCATTTGACCTGATAATTAGTTCTGAATTCCTTTTGTGCGTCTATCATTTGTGAGCTGCAACTTTTGAACTGACAGGGCTTCTCTTTGCTGTTTTGCAGATTGCCATCACTGGGAAAGGGTTCTTCAAAGCTTCGGTGCTCGCGACCGGCCTTATAATGAACAACATACTGCGCATCGGGAAGGTCAACGTGATCGGGGACGTGATCCTGTTCCTGGGGAAGCTGTGCGTGAGCCTCTTCTGCGCGCTCTTCGCGTTCCTCATGCTCGACACCCACAAGTACAAGTCGGCGCACAACAAGATATCGTCGCCGCTGGTCCCCGTGCTGGTGAGCATCTCTGTTTTTTCAGTGTAGAACTCGAACCCGGCATCATGTTTTGTTTCCATCACTAAGACTTGTGATGGTGGTGTATATAGGTGACGTGGGGCCTGGGCTACACGGTGGCGAAGCTCTTCTTCGCGGTGGTGGAGATGTCCATCGACACCATCATCCTGTCCTTCTGCCAGGACGCGGAGGAGCACCAGGGGACGGCGCAGTACGCGCCGCCTCTCCTCATGGAGACGCTGGACGAGCAGGGCGAGCTGCAGAGACTCACTCAAGGGCCCTgaatctctctctccctctccctcgtttCTTTAATTCGTCTTAGAGCTAAAGGTAGACTGGTGGTAATTTAGTACTGTAGAAGCCTGATGGATCGAGATTTCTGTAAAAGTGATGATCttggctggctggctggctggctgccTCCTGTACGTGTTGTTCAGCCTCAGCTTCAGCTCCCAGTATGTACGTGTCTGATGTGTCGCCCCTGATTGGCAAGTGTTGTGAACGAGTatgaagagcatctcatggtccTTGCCGCTCTGGTCGGCCTGTTCGCCAGCAATGAGGCTGCGTCGGCAtgggcttcctcctccagcagcgccgCGAATGCCTCCTTGTTGTCTGAGTACATCATCGAGAAGACAAATCGCCGAACATTTGACGGGCATGGTAGGTGCGCAGCCGCCGGTAACCCTGCCCTACGTGGTCGGAGCGCCGGAAAGCTTGCCCAGAAACGAAGTGGAGGCTGCAGCGGCGAACCCTCTCTTTTTCGGCGGGGGAATAGCGCACGCGGGGGAGGCGAATCTAGACGAGCAAGATGGTTgtggttgggggggggggggggggggggggggggggggttgggggcgAGAGTGAAGATGCTCTTACAAGTGCCCATAACATTTATTGATCATCATTCCCACAAGGTTTTAGAATTTTTTAAAATATTTTGATATGTTTTCTTTTGTGGGTGCACTAAGCTAGGGTTCAGCCACTACTTTCCCAACTCTTAACTAAGCGTCTCTTCTTTAGAAATAGGCACCGATGCTTCACAAAAATCTGGTTTATTTCTGTAAACGCCTTGCATTGTACAAGGCCCAAGGAGCTTCCCCGAGTACCGTCGGCGTTGCTCTTCTTGGCCAAGTTCATAGCGCTCCGGGGATTCATCTTCCACCTTGCCCTACTCCTCCGTTAGTTGCACGCACGCTACGGCCCCATCATTTCTAGCCACCCCTACTTCCACCCGTCCCCACCTTCTACATCTCTCCGGCCTGCACCCGCGCCGCCCTCGTCGCCTACAGGCGCTATGTCCGGGCCTCAACACCGTCCTGAGGGAGCTCGTCATGGAGCTCCACAAGCTCTACGACCGCCCAAGGTGGAacgcggcagcggcagcggcctATGGCGGAGCTGGTCGTGGGACTCGACATCGACGATGACCCGAGGCAGAGTTGGTCGTTGGACTCGGCAGCAGCGACGGCCCGAGACAGAGCTAGTCGTGGGATGTAGCGGCGGTGAGGCGtcctccctccgtttcaaaatagatgactcaactttatactaactttaatataaagttgggtcatctattttggaacggagggagtaaatttTTCACTCCAACCGATTTAAGAGATCGACTAGGTGCAAATTATTGGTGGGCTGGAACACTAGATACGAAGGGAATGCATTGGCAATCTTGGGAGAAAATGTGCATTGCAAAATCAAAAGGAGGGATCGGTTTTCGTGACTTTGAGACTTTCAATGACGCAATGCTAGCAAAACAGGCATGGAGAATACTTGAAAACCCAAACAGTCTGTGTGCTCGTGTGTTAAAGGGAAGATACTTCCCAAATGAGGAGTTTCTTACAGCCGGATGCCCCACGAGTGCATCAAAAACTTGGAAGGCTATTATAAAAGGAAGGGAGATGCTCAAGTCGGGTCTGATCCGGCGAGTGGGAGACGGGACTACGACTGAGGTTTGGCACGATCACTGGATCGATGGAAGCTGTTCCATGAAACCATTGGGAGCGCTGAAACCGAACTCCATTCAGCTAGTCTCAGACTTGATCGATCCTGTTTCTAATCAGTGGAAGACTGAGCTGATCAGGTCGGTATTCTTACCCCCTGATGTGGATGCCATTTTGGCTATGCCACGGCCGAGGACAGACGGAGCAGATTGCTGGGCATGGGTGTGGGAGAAGTCCGGCCTATTTACTGTACGCTCGGCGTATAGGCATACAATGGAAGAAAAGCGGCAGATGACGGTGACAGAGGGCTCATCGGCTGGTGAGGAAGGAACATGGCGAGCTCTGTGGAAACTTAATGTTCTGCCCAAGATTAAGGTATTTTGGTGGCGAGTGCTAAAGGGTTTCCTACCCAGCTATGGAGAACTTGAGCGGAGGCATATAAAGCAACTACCAAACTGCCCAATGTGTGGCCATGATAATGAAACCCTGGTTCATTCATTGATGGAGTGTGACCATGCTAGGCGCTTCTGGGAAGCGGCAGAGCGATTCTTTGATGTAGCCATGCCAAGACTCAACCCAATAACTTGGGTCCCGGGATATACTGGACCATAACATGATAAAGAAGGAGGCAGCGGCAATCATGATAACAGTGATGTGGGCAGTGTGGCATTCAAGAAATAGCTACACACATGGTGAGAAGCAGTACCAACCAATGCAATCCATGATAACCATAGAAGAGATTGTTCGAGCTCTGGAGGTTCCAGCAACCGGCAGGATTCAATCTACTACCCAACCAAGGTGGAAGCCACCGGATGTAGGATGGATGAAAATCAATACAGATGGAGCTACGGGGTCAGAGCATAGAAGAGGTGGTGCAGGTTTCGTAATCCGGGATCACCAGGGGGCGTTCGTGAAAGCCGGGTGTTCACGCTACGATGGAGTTTCGGACCCCCTCACGATCGAGCTTCTCGCTTGCAGAGATGCGCTTGCAACAGCGCATGATTCTGGCCTTGAGTACGTGGAAATGGAGACGGACTGTCAGCAAATTCAGACTTTAtgggctgccccacagaagtcgAGTTGTTTCCATATCATCAGAGAGATGCGGGATATGAGTAATTTCTTTCAGGGATTCAAGCTTCGGTATGCTAGCCGTCGGACTAATTCGGCAGCCCACCGTGTAGCTAGGCATGCATTAAAGCTTTCTGTATCTATGCTTGTGTACAATGTAATCCCTGGGTGGCTGACTGAAATTATGCAGTCAGACATGCTAGCGCCTAATGAATAAAGAGCCGTAAGGGCGTTTTAGCTCAAAAAAAAACCATATCTCGGTTAGCAGGTCCCATAAAAAAATAACGGTTCGTGGTTGACCGGTCCACCATTGACCCGTTCAACCTTGACTATATTATTAAAAAAGGAATTGAAAAGAGTTCACATAAAAAAAGATCACCGAATTGAAAAAGAAATTGTGATTTTCAAAAAGATAATTATGAATATTTAAAAAGTTAATTGATTTTGAAAAATAAATTTCACCGATTGGAAAAAAGTTcaacaattttgaaaaaaagtcCCCAATTTAGATAAAAAATTTAAGAATTGAAAAAGTTCACGGATTTGGAAAAAACTGCATCAATTTGGTAAATATAACCataaatttgaaaacatttataGATTTTagaaaaaatcatgaatttgaaaaaaatcacaTATTGAGCAAAAATTGTTTGTGGATTCGAAAAAAGTTCACGGATTTGAAAAAGTATTGCGaatttaagaaaatgttcatgaatttgaaagaTGAAGATATATAAGAGAAGTTCATGAGTTTTAGAAAAGTTCATAGACTTAGAAAAATGAAATAATAAAGAGAAAAGAAAATGAGCACGAGAAAAACTGGCCAAAAACACAACAAAACAGGCAAACCACTGCAATTTTTTAGCGTTGTATTGaggaagagaaaataaagatactAGTCACAACAATTTTGGTGTAATGTTGGTTACCGTGGTTTATACAATGCCTAAGATTTTTTTTGAATATATACCGGCCAAAATAAAAACCGAAAGAATACGAAAACAGGGAAACCACTGCTATTTCTTGCGTTATAtttgaagaaaaaaaataagTATACTAGTCACAACAATTTAGGTGCCGTGTTGGTTACTGCCGTACAGTTTGTACGgtgctgatgacccacaagtataggggatcaattgtagtcttttcgataagtaagagtgtcgaacccaacgaagagcagaaggaaatggcaaccgattttcagtaaggtattttctacaagcactgaaattatcggcaacagatagtttgatagcaagataatttgtaacaactAACAAATAACAATAATAACAATAGGTGCATTAAGGTAGCCCaatcccttttgtagcaaaggacatgCCAGAACAGTCTCTTATAATAAGTAAAACATTTTCAGGGacacatgggaatttcatctagtcactttcatcatgttggtttggttcacgttcgctactttgataatttgatatgtggatggACCGGTACTTGgttgttgttcttacttgaacaagcctcccacttatgattaactgatgcggagcatctcaaggtcatccccatggacctacctacgtctcCTACGACACCACTTGGGCCAATTACAAGAGCacgagccaaggctatcgaagataaggtgaactcgctcctctccgaactaccacttcctatgcatgagacatggctactacctcaagcggaaacCCTATGTTTGATCAGGTACTTGGAGGGAAGCCACGGATCAGCTACACCCAATGGACAAGACGGTGAGGACACCAAGCTCAATGGACAAGAAGGACTGCTCGAAACTCCCAggcaccggacgaccggcgaaCCCCGGACGACCGGCGAACCCCGGACGTCCGACGAACTCCAGGCTCCAGACGACCGCCCCCCTTCGGACGACCGGCGCTACCACTCCCGAGCCAAAACGCCGGATTTCGGAAGACCTCCAGACGACCGACGCCCCAGACATCCGACCCCAATCGGACGCCCGACCGAAGCACACCCGAGCCAAATCTACGGACGCCCGATGAGCACCGGACGTCTGGACCCTTGCaagcctccggacgaccggtagctaccggacgtccgacgcctgtgtgCTGATTTCGTGTTGGGCTaaagcccatgtaccccttcgacctctaagactatatatagaccACCACCTCCTCTTTTCTAGGGTCAacgttgtgatagctcatattagagatagagcctcactcatccacatcggatctactccttgagagagaccgcggcccctctacggagaagatccccttggattcaagacccccttttgggtggccccatcaagacctcctttggagaagaaccAGTTACcatgtatcgtcccttgttgatcgtggatcgtgtGAACTCTTTTGTGTTCGAgaatctagcatatgtgtgatcaatcttgttggttttagtgtttctctcgtgtttcccctcgtgttcatcgtgttcatcgcgggatccgctcctttcgttaAATATCGTCCATATAGGGTTCCatcctacatcatcttggtatctagagccacgttgatcatgatttcggagcctccccattgtgttttctagccttgttttgttgattttgtccctaattcgaaaatttcccacaaaaatagccccatttttttgtgatttgttggtgtgatgaaattttgttggatttgatccgtggatttgctttgccttgagtggatctagctttccccTTCATCCCCACcttttccatccacaaaatcgcCAGGAACGGATTCTATTTTTGAGattgtattaagttcataaggAATAACAAAACCTTAACTGGAGATTTTAGTTCCACAAGATTTAATATGAATTAATATAAATTGGAAGTAGCAATTGAGTTCGATTTACCCATCCAACTACATCATATAATTTTAGAACTAGGCATATTAAAATAATATGCATATGTGATTTTTCCTACAATATTTAGATTTAGATTTCTATTGTTTGGAGACATTTTATTTTTCAGTCATCAGTAGTAAATGAATTCAAAATTTATTTACTAATCCCttcgtttttatttactctgcatattagagttgacttaagtcaaacttcgtaaagtttgaccaagtttatagaaaacaatatagacatttatcataataaatctatacgatgtgaaagtacatttaataataaatctaatgttgttgatttgttattgtatatcttaatatttttgtatataaacttggtcaaagtttgtaaagcttgactttgaccaaagctaatatgcgaactaaataaaaacggagggagtattatttttGTTTTCTAATTTTGTTGGCACTGACTTGACCCAAGGACGTTGTATACAAGAGGACGCTGGACATAAAatgtcacaccctgcattttgCAACTCTTCCTTCGCATTATTAAAGCATGAAAAATTtggaccaacaaaaacttttgcattatttggcttttatttggagttggttttctctctgtgcttttcaagtgctcttcaaagtcaacacaactccaccttctatacttcatctccttgccccaaacttctgcccaatgaccatgccatgtgtatagtaccatatagtattttcttacaaaaataatttggccaaatggtattttcaaaaattatttttccaaaaccccctgaattgaggtttgcactgcaagtacctgatttggggtatgaaaaatatttcaaaaagtatatttgaaacctattagatataggattcccataaaccccaaaaatataattttaaaagctattttcctattttatttaaaggctttttcttaatgccagaaatggtctttaataggttaaaattattttaatgtttcaaaaatatttgagaaaatttagggaaactcagtggacatatattttccatatataagagcttcaacacatggtcatgttcaaaatattggacaaaacctcccaaaaccatttctgcccatttcaaggatttgaaatctTTCTataggaaatattttcataaaaatccaagaaaaatccagcaagtcacaaatgcatattgtgaTGATCTTGCAAAGCCTCACTTCAATCAAGATCATTTTGGTCCACCaaaatgccccaaaaccctctctgaccagaaccaaatttgaacaagtttgtactaccaactttctctccttgaccccaTCTTTTGTGAGCATGTGCAAATCcccaaatgaggccactacaccagTGGTGCATCATGGAGAAGTGAtttgctcaactagatctacacaagtccatttctgctaatttctagggtttgccAAAGTTACATTGGCAACTTTTTCCAAATAAGCTCAAATTTGGTGGCACACCCTATTTCTAAGTGTCTTTCCATCCTGTTAAGTATCATGGCAATTGGAGTTCATTTTCTTGCCCAAAACtttatcaaacaccttctggcATTTTGCAAAAGCCACTGTTTTGACCCCCTCCACTATTCTTGGAGAGCTCAAATTTTTACCACAGCCCCTTATAGTCATATTCTAACTCCAGTATGCTTCCTAGCCCAAACTCAATTGTTGGGGGGGgatgaaaacctctctttctctctctggaCAGCCCCATTTCcacccttcttcttcttctctcctCATTCCAGTGGCCATCCATGGCATCCAATGCCCCTCTCCTCTTCTTTACTCCTCCCTAGACCTGCTAGACACCAATGGACGCGCTCACCATGCATAAAGAATGGCCATGCCGGCCATTTgggcgctctggagcgcgctacagtgcgctcccgcactgtagccgcccccagCCAAGCACATCCGGCCACCTCGGCTCTCCCCCTCGTGTCCCCGAGGCCGCCTCGACGTCCGCAGCACGCTACTCTGTCGccccccctcctctctcctccttcccGCGCCTCCGCGCTAGCGAACAGAGGCCGCCCGAGCGCGCCAATGGTGCGGCTCACACGCGCGCGCCTCTGGCCCCCCTGCTCCCTCCCTCTCTTCTTTCCCTCGCTCTGGACCGAGCCCACGAACACCCCAGACACCATGCCTACTTCCCCCGAGCCCTGCAGCGACGAGCGTGAGCTCGCCGGCGCACGGGTCTACGGGACCTCGACGTTCGCCTACTTAAGGGCCTCCCCGAGGCCCTCTCTCCTCATCACTCGCTCCCTGCACCACCAAAGCCTCCCCCTGCACCCCCAGTTCTTCTCCAGAGCCGgccgagctcgagatcgagctcgagctccgccgcctcggcttgccggagttcgcgaggtataggcctccccctctcctcctttGCCTCGATCTGGAACCCCTGCACCCCACTGATCATTTCCCCCTTGTTTCCCCTCTTTGTAGCAACCGGAAACGGCCGGAGTCACCACCTCCCGAAGCTCCTCCGCCGCAGCCCCTCGTCGCCGGTGAACCAGGCACCCCCGCCGGCCAAGTCCACCACCCACCGACGTGCGGGAGTCCCCTGAAGCCATCCCCGCACTCGCCGGAGCTCGCCGTGGCCTGCATCGTCGCCGGTGAGCACCGCGGCCCCCTGTCCACGGGTTAGtgatgacaggtgggccccacctgtcatcctCCCCCACGGCCCCGCGCCCCTCTCTCTCTGACCTGCGGGCCCCGGCCGTCAGGTTTGAAAAAGGGTGGGCGTTAGTTAGCTTGAGACCATCCAAACTCCTCTTATTTTCTAAAGCTTACCCACCCAAGATATATTTCCCTTATTAACCTCTCCCATTCAACCCTTGTAGATGGCTGCCGTACCTGAAGACTTCCTGACCACAGGATTCCCCGTGCTTCTCGAGGATTGCCTCAAGAAGTGCCAGTACCACCGAGCCCCCATTTACACCTACCACGAGCATTGGATAAATGACACTAACACGGAGTATCAGGTGGAAGTGATCGTGAAGGATAATAACTCCCCAACAAGCTGGTTCTTTGAGGGACCCCAGATGGCAACACTAGTCCTTGCCGTCGAGACGGCAACCCTCAAGGCACTCACCCGCCTCCGAGACCTTCTTCCAGAGATGGCAGACGAGATGGCAACCCGTTTCTTGCCTTATCGGAAGGAAGGTGAGGATGAGAGCAATGCACCAGCTCCACCATTAGAAGAAGGACTTCCACTCCGATTCCAGACTCACTTCAGCTTTTGTGCCGGTAGTTTGGCACAACGCTTGGCCTCTGAATCAATGGAACTCTGAAAGGAACTTCATGAGACCAAGGCACTTCTTCTTCAAGCACAAGGGAAGAAGGATAGGATCAAGAAGGAAGGTGCTCCCCCTGGACAACCCGCAATCGCATACAGAGGCGGAAGACCCCCGAAGGATGGAGAACCACCACAGCAACACAGCATGAGCGCAAAGGAATACCGCAAGCTCTTCGCACCACCGGCGAAGCGACACCATGTTGGGCTCCTCCACTCCCCCACCCCTTCAAGTGAAGAAGAAAGTCAGGCCGCcgatgacgaggaggaagacCCAGAAGAGCCAGACTACGCGATCGAGCATTCCACCACTTAGGCATCATTTTGTAGCCCGGATATGCCCGTTAGTAACCCCTACGGTAGGATAGGTTGTGTACCTCCTATGCGAAGTCGAGT contains:
- the LOC125540415 gene encoding choline transporter protein 1-like, giving the protein MGGPLGAIIGRYPSAAAAGGPGGDDADHPGGGGGGTASLGIIRHDRRCRDLAFLVLFAAFWVAMIVNSSFAFNQGNPLRLTYELDYKGNVCGDRHGDPDVHELEVRYWLDPNQVYQSGVKGSKANLADAKAICLMECPTPAPDGLNFVCDYPEGDVRLSVDDWINRDYNYFDVLTPDMRNSSLQLQGPCYPVIFPSVNVYWSCQYIARASNVSLTHWQQMGGVNIEQNMLIDKTIHKAIDARSAVLKRYVADIGKSWPVLIVCGALLPLFLSVIWLLMIRYFVAAMTWITVVLFNALIVSVTMFCYIKAGWLGNDPLTVVIGESDPYVHISGREISHLHVATVLMTVIMIIAFLSSIAIVRRILIATPVLKVAAKVIGEVQALIVFPVVPYFILAIFYMFWFSATLHLFSSGQVVRNDCSTDCCSYDLKLGKVNCDNCCGYSIHYTPHIGIAILFHLFGCYWATQFFMACSATVVAGSVASYYWARGEISHDIPFFSVVSSLKRLMRYNLGSAAIGSLVVSAVEWVRFILECLRRKLKLVGSAGESCFGKVSSSSSQCCRGCIDWTLMSVNRNAYIMIAITGKGFFKASVLATGLIMNNILRIGKVNVIGDVILFLGKLCVSLFCALFAFLMLDTHKYKSAHNKISSPLVPVLVTWGLGYTVAKLFFAVVEMSIDTIILSFCQDAEEHQGTAQYAPPLLMETLDEQGELQRLTQGP